A region of Blastocatellia bacterium DNA encodes the following proteins:
- a CDS encoding helix-turn-helix domain-containing protein, giving the protein MKKGEEKMLTVEEAANKLGAAVVSVRVWARTGRFPGAQREDSPRGPYWLIPESALEGFQMSKPGPKPGSKRKGKIKE; this is encoded by the coding sequence ATGAAAAAAGGAGAAGAAAAGATGCTTACGGTTGAAGAAGCTGCTAACAAGCTCGGCGCTGCGGTTGTGAGCGTTCGAGTGTGGGCGCGCACAGGGCGCTTTCCAGGCGCACAGCGCGAGGATTCCCCGCGTGGCCCTTATTGGCTCATACCTGAAAGCGCGCTTGAGGGGTTCCAGATGAGCAAGCCCGGCCCGAAGCCTGGTAGTAAGCGGAAAGGCAAAATTAAAGAGTGA